The genomic interval GGTGGTGATTTTTATTCTGCTCCCCAAATCAAATCTGTAACATTTGGTGTTAACCTGGGTCTATAATTCAAGCAAAAACGATTCATCTCCACTCGTCCGGACGATGATTTCTAATCCATAAAAAAATATTAGATTATGAAAAGATATAATTCACTCATACTGGCATCCGTGCTTCTAATTTCGTCCTGCAGCAGTAAACTTGACCTGGTACCACAACAGGAAATTGAAGGAGAAATTGCATTAAGTTCAGATACCAATATTAAGAGAGTCCTTGGTGGCGCTTACGATGCAATAAGCAGTTCTTATGTATTGGGAGGTGACATAGCCCTGTTTTCAGAATTACTTGCTTCTAATGACGAAATTGCTTGGGAAGGCACCTATAATCAGCCCCGGGAAATTTATACCAAAAAGATATTGGTTACCAACAGTTACGTAAGAGATATGTGGCTTGACTCTTACAAAACGATCAATATCAGTAATAATATTTTAGGGGCAATCGATAAGGTAAACGAGGATGATCAGGACCGTGTAAAAGGAGAAGCATTGATGCTAAGGGCAATTACTTACTTTGAGTTGGCTCAATTATTTTGCCTGCCTTACAGTGATGGTGCAGCTGCAACCAATCCGGGATTGCCTATCGTATTAACCCCAACCACGGTTATTGAAGCAGGAACGAAAGTAACCCGCAGTACCTTGGAAGCAACTTATGCCCAAATACTTGCAGATGCAACGGAGGCGGAAGGATTGTTACCGGAAACCAACGGAATATTTTTATCACAAATTGCCGCTAATGCATATCTGTCACGTATTTACCTGCAAATGACAAATTACAGTAAAGCACTTGAAGCATCTAACAAAGCTATTGGGCTTGCGGCAACAAATGGTATAACCCTTACCAGCACTTATGCCGCGGCATTTAACAACGCAACTAATAGCAGCGAAGATATATTTGATATCCAGGTATCTGATCAGGATGGTGATAATGACATGCAGCTGTTTTGGTCAATTCCAGCTTATGGCGGACGCGATGGAGACGTTTCTATTCAGGATAAACATCTGGCATTATATGAAGCCAATGATGCAAGATTAAAACTATTCTATGAAGGTGCAGGCTCTATCAGAAGTGGCAAATGGATGTTGCAGTACAGAAATATCCCGGTTATCCGTCTGGCCGAATTATATTTGACAAGAGCAGAATGCAACCTGAGACTTAGTTCTCAAACTGGTGCAACACCTGCGGCTGATTTAAACTTGATACGTAGAAGAGCCGGACTGGCAGCAATTACGACTCCTACTTTGCCCATCATACTAAAAGAACGCAAACTGGAACTGGCACATGAAGGCCAGGCAATTCAGGACTTGAAACGTCTTAAAGGAACGACAGACGGCCTTGAATATAATTCAACTAAACTCGTTCTGCCAATTCCACAAAGAGAAGTAGATGCTTCCGGTATTGCTCAGAACAGCGGATATTGATTTAAAATTTATTCATTACAAAAAAACACTCCTGGTTATGGAGGGTACTGAAAAAGTCCTCTTGTATCTGAGTCAGAGAAAGGAGTAGGAAATTAAGTTTTTCTGCTCCTTTTTTGGTATCTTAAGGTGGATTTAGAAAGGGATTCAGATGTTAATTCACCAACAAAAAATTCAATTTACTGCGTTCGCCGGATTGTATGACCTGATCATTCCCAAGGACAATCTTCTTCGCAGGATTAATGAATTGATCGACTTTAGCTTCATTTATGATGAGCTTGCAGGTAAATATTGTTCTGATAACGGACGTGCAGCACAGAGCCCCGTACGGATGTTCAAATTCCTGTTGCTGAAGACAATCTACACCATTTCAGACGTAGATGTAGTCGAACGTTCCCGCTACGATATGTCCTTCAAGTATTTCCTTGGCATGGCCCCCGAGGATGAAGTCATCAATCCGAGCTCTTTGACAAAGTTTAGAAAATTGCGTTTGAAAGATGCCGACTTATTGAAGCTGTTGATAGGCAAAACAGTCTCCATAGCGATTGAAAAGGGTATTGTTTGCTCTCGATCCATTATCGTAGATGCTACCCATTCGCTTTCCAGATCTAATCCACATTCAGCCCTTAAGGTGCTTAGGGAGCATTCAAAGCTTTTACGCAAAGCCGTTTATGCTGTGGATGCTGACATTAAAGAGCGTATGCCTAAAAAGAATGATTCGGGCGAGCTCGAAAAGGAGCTTGCCTATTGTAATGAGCTTGCGAAGTGTATAGAATCGGATCAGACGTTGATCTATATCCCTGCGATCAAGGAAAAACTAAACCTGTTAAAGGAAACAATGGAGGATACTTTGGAGAACTATACGCTCTCCAAAGACAGCGATGCCAGGACGGGCCATAAATCGTCTGACAGCAAGTTCTTTGGCTACAAGACCCATATTGCCATGACAGAAGAACGTATTATTACCGCCGCAGTGGTCACCTCGGGAGAAAAGGGAGATGGTCCACAACTTCCTGAACTTTTGCAGATCAGCCAGGACAACGGCATTGAAGTAGACACGATCATCGGCGATTCAGCCTATTCGGGAAAGGATAATCTTCAACTAACCAGTGAGCAGGATATCAAGGTGGTTGCCAAGCTGAACCCTTCTATTACCCAAGGATCCAGAAAGAATGAAGACCGCTTCGATTACAACAAAGATGCGGACATGTTCGTATGCCCGGCCGGGCATCTGGCCATTCGAAAGGCACGTCAGGGAAGGAAGAATGTGGGGACAAATCAGACCTATACCTACTATTTCGATGTCGAGAAGTGTAAAATCTGTCCCTTAAGTGAGAACTGTTATAAGCGGGGGGCCAAAACGAAATCCTATTCAGTGAGCATAAAATCGGACTCGCACCTCCAACAGACAGCCTTTCAGGAAACTGACTATTACAAGCAGAAAATAAAACATCGGTATAAGATCGAAGCAAAAAACAGTGAATTAAAGAATGTCCATGGCTATGGCCGCGCAACATCTTATGGAATTGAAAATATGCAGATGCAGGGAGCATTAGCCATCTTCGCAGTAAATCTGAAAAGAATTATCAAACTTACCAACTAGGCTCGCAAAACTAAAGACAAACACTGATAAACCTAAATTCGAACATTTTGGGACGGTAGTCCATTTGCAGATCACATTTAAACAACAAAAGCGGTCAAGTAAATAAAATTTACCTGACCGCTCTGGGTAGTCCTATAATTGAGAAGCTTTTTCAGTGCCCTCTGGTTATGGGAGTGTTTTTTTGTTAGAAAACTAAACTCTTTTTGAAACAAATTTAAAAAGGATACCACCAGGAAATCCATGTTTTGGCGTCTTTTGCGCTCACCATATCGTATCTGATAGGTGATGTCTGAACAAGATAATAGCCACTTGCATCTTCTATTTGATCAGCAACAGTCGTATTCATCAGAGTATTTGTTCCGTAAGTACCTAAAATGGAAAAGATAATTCTTCCATCCGACGTGTACGAAGGCACAACAGCAGGGCCCATCAAATTGGTTTGATCATACGCCGTAAAAGCATCATAAGTAGTTCCCTGGCTGGAAGCTATGTCCGGGAAAAAGAGCATATAGTAAAAGTCTGGAATTTTGGTTATCCCAAAATAATCTTCCTTTCCTCCAACGTTAAAACCCGTTTCGGAAATCCAGTAAGATCCTTTGTCGATTACAAATTGTCTGAATCGTTTAGGAGCTGCAATGTCTACGATCAGAGGTTTTGCTGCCCCGACAACCGTTACATTGGCCGTGCCCGCAGTAAATCCGAGGGACAGCTTGGATGCATCCCAAGTTAGGTTTGTAAGTGAGTTTAAGGTTAATAAACCATTAACAAAAGGTGTTATAAATGCTACACCTGTCGAGCTGTGATAGTACTCTGTTGTAAAAGATTTAGAAGTTGTCCCTTCAAGCCAGGATAAAGTGATAGTTCTGGCGGCTGTATTTACGTTAATCTCATAGGTGACACCCCCAATCGTCACTCGTTTGAAATAAATCGGATACAAATCGATATTGCTAAACAACAAACTCTTCGCCAATCCGCCATTCCCGTAAGCAACGGCTTCTTCCTGACTGGCTTTGTTCAGTACCAATCTGGTCCTGTTTTTAGTTCCAGTTAGGGTTAAAGTGCCATTGTTGAGCGTGTCTGAGCCAAATGAAAACTCAAAATCAGATTTAAGCCCTTCACCGTAAACACCCCCGTTCACTATTCCCTCGGGATCAGCCAGTAAATGCAGATAAGAATATGTGTCAAAAATCAGCGAAGGCGACTGCAATGATTTCACCAGATAGCTGCTTTCCTTGGAAGTAACAGCTGCCTCTTTATTAAAGTCAGAATACATGACTACCCGATTCTGATCATTAAACTTAAAATAAAAGCTATAAACGCCGCCGGTTCCCGGGTAAATGGCTCCTTTCCAGCCATATTCGGCCTCGATAAGCTGTTTTTGATATTTTTCTACAGACGCGTTAACACGTTCGTTAGATGTTTGCTCGAAAACTGAATCTTCCGTTTTACAGGAAATCAATACAACGAACAGAAGAAATGGTAAAACTATTGAAAAAGTCTTTTTCATAAAATCATTATTTACGGCCAAACGATTTAGATCAATTTGACGAATTCAGCTCTGCATTTGGCTTGTAAACTGTAAAAATCAATTCCCCAGGCTGTCTTAAAATAATTTACGACCAAAGCTTCCTTACGCCTCAGCTTCGCCTGGGCATCCGCTTTACTTGTACCATTCAGACTCGCACCTTCCTGAACAGAATTTACCATTCTGGTGTAGCCGTCCTTGCCTTCGGTTAGCAAAATGGCGATTGTCTCCACAAAATCGTCATCGTATTTGGATGAAGCATACGGGCTTACAAAACCATCTGCCAAAGCCTCAGCATCGCTGATATTAAACCAGTTCTCCCCCTGAAATAATCCTTCGCTTACTCTTTTGAACTCGACTGGGTACATAATATTCTGGTGCAAAATATGTCCGAATTCGTGCTGAAGCGTACGGATGCCCTCCTTGACGACAACAGAGTCATTAGCTACATAGCCATTCATCCCCTTGACCTTGAAATTATTGACATCAAAGACAATAATTTTTCTTCCACCCTCAGCCTGTCCCAAAACTTTACTTTGATACTCATACTGCGCACTGCCGGACAGCACAAATAGTTTGGGAGAATATTTGTTAAAAAACACAAGCCCGGCTTGCTGCACATACGGCCCGATCCAGGCTTGACGTACCACCTTTGAAAAAGGAATCACCATCTCTTCTTTTGGAGGGACGAGCGTTTTTGAAATATCTGTGAATTCAAACTGATCCCATTTGTAATTGACAGCAATATTATAAGGAGTTGTAAGGCTGTCAGATATCCACTTATCAATAGCAGTCTGAACAGGCAAAGGTCTATTAAGGCCTGAAATGGTTTCAACGTCACCAAGTTCTTCTTCTTTACAGGACTGCATGATAAGCACCAGGCCGAGCACTGCAAGACAGTTTAAAAAAGTGGATTTCTTATTCATATATATTCTTTTTTTCGATCAAGAGAATTTCCGATACTTGTATAAGCCTACCTTTTATTTAGTTCCAAACCTGACAGCGTAACAGACTGTGGAAGCTGCAACTGTCTTCGAGCGTCTCCATCAAGAACCGTAATTGTCTGTCCCTCAGCAGTAACGTGTTCCACATCTAATCCATATCTCAGTATATCAAACCAACGCATTCCCTCCTGTGTAAATTCAAGTCTCCGAAGGTCCATAATACTGTAAAGAAGCCCAAGGCTGTTATTTGTACCAGAATTGGCTAATCCATAATAGGTACGGATCTTTGGTAAGGTTATCGCATATGTACTAGCATTGTAGCTTCGGATGCGTTTGCTGGCAAACAGGTTCAAATCAGCTAACGCAGCAGACTGATTACCTAAAAACAAGTTTGCCTCGGCACGGTTGAATAAAACCTCTTCTGTTGTAAACAGAGGTACCATTACCCATACAGAGCCGATCTCAGCATTTACAGATTCTTTGACAAAATATTCGTCAAGCTTGGGAATCAATAAATTGCCTTCTCCAACGTTGAAAAGTGGATAAGCCCAGCTAACTGATGAACCAGTGATATTGCCAACAGCCTTTATCTCATCCCAGATGGCATTGGTAAGGGCATATCGGTAAGTAGGCGTGAAACGTGAAGCTAACGAATTGGTCTCTACAAGCAAAAGGTTAGCATTTTCAGTCGCTCTGGTATATCGTTTATACAATTCCTGATAAGAAAGAGGTAAATACTCTGTATTCCAGGGGCGTAAATTAGGCCCGATATCTCCGCCTGGAAAAACACTATTTGCATATTGAAGAACCTTCGCATAATCCTTTTTGACCAGATAGAAACGACAAGCGAAAGCGTTCGCAGCTGCAATATTGAAATGGTACTTGGGAACGGTGTAACTAACATCCTTTATCAATGGCAATCCTTCGAGCAAGTCCTTTTCAATCATGTCGTACACGTAGGCGACTGTCCTACGTTCGTACTGCTTTACTACCACAGTTTCCGGCTCAGTTACATAGGGTATCCCTGCGTCGCTTGATGCTGTTGCAGGATCGTAAAATTTACTGTAAAAGCTGACAAGCATAAAATGTGCATATGCCCTGGCAACCAATGCTTCTCCTTTCTGAGCAGAAAATGATTCAGGATTAGTTGACTCAGCTATTACCAAAAGTGCCTGGTTTGCAACCGAAATGGCATGATAAGCCTGAGCCCAGTACATGTCGGGCGAATCTTCCTGATCCACTGGCGCATCTACCACTTCAAACCGGTACGAACCTCTGTTTACCCGATCATCAGTTCCGGCCCCTTTGTCGTCAGCATTATCGCTCATCGCTTCGCCGAATACGACATAACTTCCCTGCGGATAGGCTGTCGTTAACAATTGTGAAACCTGTTCAGGTGTCTTTAAAGTTGCACGGGTACTATCCGGCTCCGTTGAAAGAAATTGTTCACAACTAAGTAGTGTAAGAAAAGGGAACACCAGTGAAAAACCTTTCAGATATTTTTTTATATGCTTCATTTCCATTTTACTTCCCGATAATCTTGGATGTTAGTCTTACAATGAGAATTTTAAAGAAGCCGTAAATTGCTTTTGAATCGGTTGAGCTACCCCGCCCGTATTAAAAAATTCAGGATCCTGCCCTTTCAATTTCTTATCAGCATAAATCAACCACACGTTTATCGCAGAAACCTGGATCGATGCGTTGGTCATTCCCAATCGTTTAGCTGCAACGACTGGTATTTTGTAAGCAAGTGACACCGATTTCAACCTTACAAAATCTCCGCTGGCCACGCGTTCGGAAGAATAATTGTATGCTGTGTAGGGATAAATACCAGCTAACTCTAATGTGTTGGTAGTCAACGTCGGTATCGAAGGAATAGTTGTAATTTTCTCGTCGCCGATCAACTCCCAACGATCGTTAAACTCTTTCGGAAAGGCATCCAAATCACTAAATGCAAACCGTGAGTTAGAATTACCATTGTACAAAGGTCGTAACCTGATCTTGTTCCCAGCCTGGCCAGTCAAAAGCAGGTTGAGTGTAAAATCCTTGTAGGTAACAGAATTATTCAAACCGCCTGTCAGAGGTGGATCCACCGGGCCCTCATATTTCAGGTAGCTTACATTCTGGTCTTGCAGGTAAATATCAGAACTCACCTCTCCTTTCTCATTGATAAAAGTAGGAACTCCGTTTCTGGGATTCAGGCCTCTGAAATCAACAGAATATAAGCTTCTTACGGGATGCCCCTGTACATTCGCACCCTCAGGCTTTACCATATCAAAGATCGTCGGCAGATTATCTACACTGGTAATATTTGTGTGAGAATATCCGGCAGTAAGCCTGGTTCGCCACGATACGTTTTGTGATTTATGCAAAACCACATCCACGGAAAGATCAATTCCCTTAGATTGCATATCGGCATAGTTGGCAACCTTAAATGTTTGCCCACCTATACCGGATGTTTTAAAACGATCAATCAGATCAAAGCTGTTCCGTAAGTAAACATCTGCTGTAAGAGACAGTCTGTTTGCAAAAAGTCCCAGGTCCAGGCCGATATTGGCGCTGTAAAGTTTTTCCCAGGTAAGCTCAAGATTTGCAAGTGAAGCTAGGTTAATCGCCGCTTCTTTTTCATCTGCATAAGGACGATTCGTAATCAGACTTTGAAGCAAGACCGCAGAATTGGAAGCAGGACCTGTGCTTGCAGTAAGGCCATAACTTCCGCGAACTTTGGCATAGCTGATCCATGGAAGGTTCTTTATGAATTCTTCACGATCGATATTCCAGGAACCGGCAACTGTCCAGGTTGGAAGCCAGCGCCCGATATTGGATTTGCCAAACCGGTTGGACCCGTCGTAACGTGCGTAGGCGGTGAAATTATATTTGTCATTCAGCGTGTATCCTAAACTTGCATAAAAGGCTGCAAAGCGGTCAAATGTCTTCCCCATTTCGTAGTAGGGAAAATTGGCCTCAATCGTTTGCTTCAAAATTCTATAATCTACAAAAGGTACACCACCCTGATCGTACTGATATCCGTAACCGGTATTGTTGAAACTCTGACGATTGGTAAACTTAATTTCCTGTCCAAACAACGCATTCACTGCGTGTTTCTCCTGAAAAACCTTGTTATACCGCAGATTGTTTCTGACGTTATAAAATGTCATTTCGTCCTCTGCACGGTTGTAGAATCCTCCTCTTGGCAAAACGACCACGGGTTGAGCATCAGGATTGTCGGGATCGGTGTATAGGAATTTGTTATTTCTCGCAATCTCAGAATTGCCCGCTGCCCTGTAAGCATTGGCCATGTTTGCATTCTCAGTAATCATGTGTTCGCGGCCGGTTTTAATGTACCTGAGCGCTCCCATGAAATCGTATTGAATATGCGGTGTAATTTTGTAAGTAAGGTCACCTTGTAACCTGATATCTGCCAGATTAAGTTGAATTTTGTTATTTTCGAGCTCTGTCAGAATATTAAACGGAGCAAAATTTCTTCTGAAATATTCTCTATCACCATTTTCATCGAACGCAGTTAGCGTGCGGCTTGTATTCAATGCATAACTAAACGGATTGATATCAAAATCGCGTCCA from Dyadobacter sp. NIV53 carries:
- a CDS encoding RagB/SusD family nutrient uptake outer membrane protein, which gives rise to MKRYNSLILASVLLISSCSSKLDLVPQQEIEGEIALSSDTNIKRVLGGAYDAISSSYVLGGDIALFSELLASNDEIAWEGTYNQPREIYTKKILVTNSYVRDMWLDSYKTINISNNILGAIDKVNEDDQDRVKGEALMLRAITYFELAQLFCLPYSDGAAATNPGLPIVLTPTTVIEAGTKVTRSTLEATYAQILADATEAEGLLPETNGIFLSQIAANAYLSRIYLQMTNYSKALEASNKAIGLAATNGITLTSTYAAAFNNATNSSEDIFDIQVSDQDGDNDMQLFWSIPAYGGRDGDVSIQDKHLALYEANDARLKLFYEGAGSIRSGKWMLQYRNIPVIRLAELYLTRAECNLRLSSQTGATPAADLNLIRRRAGLAAITTPTLPIILKERKLELAHEGQAIQDLKRLKGTTDGLEYNSTKLVLPIPQREVDASGIAQNSGY
- a CDS encoding IS1182 family transposase; the encoded protein is MLIHQQKIQFTAFAGLYDLIIPKDNLLRRINELIDFSFIYDELAGKYCSDNGRAAQSPVRMFKFLLLKTIYTISDVDVVERSRYDMSFKYFLGMAPEDEVINPSSLTKFRKLRLKDADLLKLLIGKTVSIAIEKGIVCSRSIIVDATHSLSRSNPHSALKVLREHSKLLRKAVYAVDADIKERMPKKNDSGELEKELAYCNELAKCIESDQTLIYIPAIKEKLNLLKETMEDTLENYTLSKDSDARTGHKSSDSKFFGYKTHIAMTEERIITAAVVTSGEKGDGPQLPELLQISQDNGIEVDTIIGDSAYSGKDNLQLTSEQDIKVVAKLNPSITQGSRKNEDRFDYNKDADMFVCPAGHLAIRKARQGRKNVGTNQTYTYYFDVEKCKICPLSENCYKRGAKTKSYSVSIKSDSHLQQTAFQETDYYKQKIKHRYKIEAKNSELKNVHGYGRATSYGIENMQMQGALAIFAVNLKRIIKLTN
- a CDS encoding DUF4302 domain-containing protein, which encodes MKKTFSIVLPFLLFVVLISCKTEDSVFEQTSNERVNASVEKYQKQLIEAEYGWKGAIYPGTGGVYSFYFKFNDQNRVVMYSDFNKEAAVTSKESSYLVKSLQSPSLIFDTYSYLHLLADPEGIVNGGVYGEGLKSDFEFSFGSDTLNNGTLTLTGTKNRTRLVLNKASQEEAVAYGNGGLAKSLLFSNIDLYPIYFKRVTIGGVTYEINVNTAARTITLSWLEGTTSKSFTTEYYHSSTGVAFITPFVNGLLTLNSLTNLTWDASKLSLGFTAGTANVTVVGAAKPLIVDIAAPKRFRQFVIDKGSYWISETGFNVGGKEDYFGITKIPDFYYMLFFPDIASSQGTTYDAFTAYDQTNLMGPAVVPSYTSDGRIIFSILGTYGTNTLMNTTVADQIEDASGYYLVQTSPIRYDMVSAKDAKTWISWWYPF
- a CDS encoding putative zinc-binding metallopeptidase; translated protein: MNKKSTFLNCLAVLGLVLIMQSCKEEELGDVETISGLNRPLPVQTAIDKWISDSLTTPYNIAVNYKWDQFEFTDISKTLVPPKEEMVIPFSKVVRQAWIGPYVQQAGLVFFNKYSPKLFVLSGSAQYEYQSKVLGQAEGGRKIIVFDVNNFKVKGMNGYVANDSVVVKEGIRTLQHEFGHILHQNIMYPVEFKRVSEGLFQGENWFNISDAEALADGFVSPYASSKYDDDFVETIAILLTEGKDGYTRMVNSVQEGASLNGTSKADAQAKLRRKEALVVNYFKTAWGIDFYSLQAKCRAEFVKLI
- a CDS encoding RagB/SusD family nutrient uptake outer membrane protein, whose amino-acid sequence is MKHIKKYLKGFSLVFPFLTLLSCEQFLSTEPDSTRATLKTPEQVSQLLTTAYPQGSYVVFGEAMSDNADDKGAGTDDRVNRGSYRFEVVDAPVDQEDSPDMYWAQAYHAISVANQALLVIAESTNPESFSAQKGEALVARAYAHFMLVSFYSKFYDPATASSDAGIPYVTEPETVVVKQYERRTVAYVYDMIEKDLLEGLPLIKDVSYTVPKYHFNIAAANAFACRFYLVKKDYAKVLQYANSVFPGGDIGPNLRPWNTEYLPLSYQELYKRYTRATENANLLLVETNSLASRFTPTYRYALTNAIWDEIKAVGNITGSSVSWAYPLFNVGEGNLLIPKLDEYFVKESVNAEIGSVWVMVPLFTTEEVLFNRAEANLFLGNQSAALADLNLFASKRIRSYNASTYAITLPKIRTYYGLANSGTNNSLGLLYSIMDLRRLEFTQEGMRWFDILRYGLDVEHVTAEGQTITVLDGDARRQLQLPQSVTLSGLELNKR
- a CDS encoding SusC/RagA family TonB-linked outer membrane protein, with product MIGFLPKEVKAAKSVSIELSEDAVGLQDVVVTGFQQIDKGKFTGSAVTLKADDVKIDGLPDISRSLEGRAAGVSIQNVSGTFGAAPKIRIRGATSLNGDNKPLWVVDGVVLEDIVNISNDQLSSGDPTTLLGSAVAGLNPNDIETFDILKDAAAAALYGARAMNGVIVITTKKGKSGSLSVSYSGNFSTQLKPSYKNFNIMNSAEQMGAYVELYDKGYLRSNILDRPDYGVFGKYFSMLPGTDDGSFGAANTLEARNNFLMRYAKTNTDWFDILFKNNFLQEHSLSVSFGTEKSQSYFSTSFLNDNGWTLADKVSRYTLNFRNNYKFSDKVQVGFSTLSSLRRQNAPGSLSRQSNAVDGTYGRDFDINPFSYALNTSRTLTAFDENGDREYFRRNFAPFNILTELENNKIQLNLADIRLQGDLTYKITPHIQYDFMGALRYIKTGREHMITENANMANAYRAAGNSEIARNNKFLYTDPDNPDAQPVVVLPRGGFYNRAEDEMTFYNVRNNLRYNKVFQEKHAVNALFGQEIKFTNRQSFNNTGYGYQYDQGGVPFVDYRILKQTIEANFPYYEMGKTFDRFAAFYASLGYTLNDKYNFTAYARYDGSNRFGKSNIGRWLPTWTVAGSWNIDREEFIKNLPWISYAKVRGSYGLTASTGPASNSAVLLQSLITNRPYADEKEAAINLASLANLELTWEKLYSANIGLDLGLFANRLSLTADVYLRNSFDLIDRFKTSGIGGQTFKVANYADMQSKGIDLSVDVVLHKSQNVSWRTRLTAGYSHTNITSVDNLPTIFDMVKPEGANVQGHPVRSLYSVDFRGLNPRNGVPTFINEKGEVSSDIYLQDQNVSYLKYEGPVDPPLTGGLNNSVTYKDFTLNLLLTGQAGNKIRLRPLYNGNSNSRFAFSDLDAFPKEFNDRWELIGDEKITTIPSIPTLTTNTLELAGIYPYTAYNYSSERVASGDFVRLKSVSLAYKIPVVAAKRLGMTNASIQVSAINVWLIYADKKLKGQDPEFFNTGGVAQPIQKQFTASLKFSL